Proteins encoded in a region of the Streptomyces akebiae genome:
- a CDS encoding aldo/keto reductase: MQYVKLGSTGLDVSRICVGCMSFGLPDRGTHEWTLDEEASRPLIRQALDAGINFFDTANVYSDGTSEEIVGRALAEFARREEVVVATKVNGAMHQGPNAWGLSRKAIMTEIDHSLRRLGTDYVDLYQIHRFDPHTPVEETMEALHDVVKAGKARYLGASSMYAWQFAKMQHTARQHGWTRFVSMQNHYNLLYREEEREMLPLCEDQSVATLPWSPLARGRLTRDWDTVTARTETDNFGKTLYQEGDREIVDAVTRIAGERGVPRAQIALAWLLGRPTVTAPIVGATKPHHLADAVASLDVTLTEKETEELERAYTPRAISGH, translated from the coding sequence ATGCAGTACGTGAAGCTCGGCTCGACGGGTCTGGACGTGTCCCGGATCTGTGTGGGATGCATGAGTTTCGGCCTCCCCGACCGAGGCACGCACGAATGGACCCTGGACGAGGAGGCGTCGCGCCCGCTGATCCGACAGGCGCTGGACGCGGGGATCAACTTCTTCGACACGGCGAACGTCTACTCCGACGGCACCAGCGAGGAGATCGTCGGCCGCGCGCTCGCCGAGTTCGCGCGGCGCGAGGAGGTCGTCGTCGCGACCAAGGTGAACGGCGCCATGCACCAGGGCCCCAACGCCTGGGGCCTGTCCCGCAAGGCGATCATGACGGAGATCGACCACAGCCTGCGGCGCCTCGGCACCGACTACGTGGACCTCTACCAGATCCACCGCTTCGACCCCCACACCCCGGTCGAGGAGACGATGGAGGCCCTGCACGACGTGGTGAAGGCGGGCAAGGCCCGCTACCTCGGGGCGAGTTCGATGTACGCCTGGCAGTTCGCGAAGATGCAGCACACCGCCCGGCAGCACGGCTGGACACGGTTCGTGTCCATGCAGAACCACTACAACCTCCTCTACCGCGAGGAGGAACGCGAGATGCTCCCGCTGTGCGAGGACCAGAGCGTCGCCACGCTGCCCTGGAGCCCGCTCGCGCGTGGCCGCCTCACCCGGGACTGGGACACCGTCACGGCGCGCACCGAGACCGACAACTTCGGCAAGACCCTCTACCAGGAGGGAGACCGGGAGATCGTCGACGCCGTCACCCGGATCGCCGGTGAGCGCGGGGTGCCCCGCGCGCAGATCGCCCTGGCCTGGCTGCTGGGCCGGCCCACGGTCACCGCTCCCATCGTCGGCGCCACCAAGCCCCACCACCTCGCCGACGCCGTGGCCTCACTCGACGTCACCCTGACGGAGAAGGAGACCGAGGAACTGGAGCGGGCCTACACCCCCCGCGCGATCAGCGGTCACTGA